The DNA segment AGGTCAGTAATCTGATTTCAAGAACAGCATGATCATGGAAAGAGACTTAATTATTCTGTAAATAGGATTGTCTTGTTGGTAATCCGTAAATTGACAAAGTAGAAAAGGTCAGTAAGCTGATTTCAAGAACAGCCTAATGCTAATTGCTTGAATCTCCACGATCGAAGAATTTGGAAGCTACTAGCAGATGATCATGGAAAGAGACTTAATTATTCTCTCTTGCTTGCAGCCGAGAGAGGTTCAGCGAGATGCATGCCAGGCTATGGTGGGAAGAAAACCGAGCGAGGATACATGAACAGTATCtctgagatgaaaaaaaaaaaaacttgtcctCGCGACACACACAAGTGGTTCTTCAACGAACAATGAATCCAGTGTTGTACATTTGGCACTAACAGTACGCCCTTTGCGGGCAGCAGCAGCCGTCTCAGTTGATACTGATTGTGCATGCATGTGAGCTTAATTTTAAAGCTTTGTTACTACTAACCTTAGGCTCTTGTTGTGGCAAATTCACATGTTCTTTTTCATGGTTTTGGCTTTTGCTTTGGACAGGAAGCTTTTGTTGAGGAACTCAAGACTATCGTAGAGTGATTAgcctagaaaaataataattagaaATTCCATATTCCCTGAACCTGTAGTTTGCAAAACCAAAAGTGTTTCTTCCAAGTTCCATACACCAGTACTtggtatttttttctcttcatcaGTAAATTGAAATTGGTTTTTGTCCCATTTCACGAGCTTATGTGAAATATGGAATATTGAAATGTCATGCCCACCAAACGCAAGTTTTTAGATGGTAGCTAGACAATGGTATTACAATAGTACAATATATCATATCGGCCATATGCGAATTTTCTCTTTAATAAACTGACCGATTGCACAAGCTCAGTGTGGCTTGGCCAACAGATAAAGAAAGCAAGTTGGCACTCCAGTGGCTCGCAATCACTTCGTGATGTATTGATGGCTACGCGAGTGAACAAAAAGTAGTGAGAAAAAAAGGCAAAGCAGCAGATAGCAATACGTCCATGTCACGCACATCTGGAGCTGGAGTCGGAGACCCTATTATCGGTTTCTTCCTGGTGCTAATCATGGTGACTGATCACTGATGGAAGCAAGCACAATGTTTCCTGAAAAAAATTTTCTGTGGTCTGAAACCCAGTGATTGTAGTATTGTCAGCTCAGAACTAAACTCATCTTGCTTTGATCCAGAAAAGATATGAAAAGGAAAGGGCTTGTGCATGAACAAGCCAAGCTTAGCTGGTGCTAATAAGACCTCTACCTTACGCTAATCAGTTGTCAGAATCAAGCATAGGTAAGCCAAATGCCTATACCATAATTGCACGGACAGTGGACAAAGGGACATTGGATTCCATTGAACGGCTCATAGTggttgtagtagtagtactaattaagtACTGACATTTCATGTCCTAATCTAGGTCAGCACTCAGCAGGCGAATCACTTTGGGTAGGCTAATCCTCACTCAGCAAGGATGGTTAAAGTAGTAGTGGGATTATCCTCTATCAAAGCCGTTTTCATTAGCCAACAACCACACATTTTCGTCAAGCAAAAGATTTTGGTTCGGTACCATATACAAAAGCACCATTTGGAACACTAGTATTCTGAGGATTACAGAGTTGGGGCACTGTGGTAATCAACTAATCAAAACATACAGAAACATAAGGCATATCCTACTATTCCTGATAGCAGATGAAGATAAGGCAGCGGTACCAATCTAAGTCCAAGAGTATCCTCTGATATGTAGTACGGAGTGGAGTAGTACACTTGAGTAGAAGTGGAGGAACCAAGAGAGGAACTCATCCAAATCAAAGCAACAATTAAGAAACAGGGTAATAGGAAAGAAGGCTACCTAATTTTCTGCCTACCCATCATCAAGATAATGATAGCATAAACAATGGATAAACACACGCCTCACTATCATGGGCAaaagtttataattattaaaatgGGAGATTTGCTTGTACTAATTCCTAATCAACATTAAACTAGGACGGGCAAGAATGCATTTAGTTGGAACAGCATCAACTGCGAGTATTTATTAATTCGAAGAAAAGACTTCCTCAGCCACACTAACTTTAGCATACTTATCAAATCAGAAAAGGCATAAAACATCAAATGGGAGAACATTGAAAAAGGATGAGCAGATCTTCCATGTTTCCAGGAGCAGCAATGCACTAGGGCGTATGAGAACACCTCTACCAATCCAATCCATGCATACCTTGTGCCTATTGTTCATTGCTATGTGTGGAATAGAGATCACTTGCAACTTACTGCACAAAAGCATCTGTGTAAGTTAGTACTGTATCCTAGTCTGTATGTGTGCCCCTCAACGTATTCAGATTCCTGGTGTGGCTTCAGAATAGGGACAGAGAAAAGAGAATGAAATGAGCTTTTGTCCATCCAAGAGTGGTATGGACTATGGAACAGGTGCCTGCATGACAAGTTGGATTTGCAGAGCAGCGAATAGGCAACAATAGCCCATGCCACTATACCAGAATCAGCTCCAGCTTTGGATGGCAACATTAAACATGTTTACTCTACCATTCAGTAACAAAGCAGCGTCTTTGCAAATCATTTGATTGAATAATTCAATTTGTCATCCTAAAGAAACTCGCTAATGCAATACTGTTATTCAACAGAGTTAAGGATTTAACGTGCAACACTGTTAGTGGCCACATCAGTGCCATCACAATTTCCAAATCACCTCGCTTGTTTAGGTTGTAGCTATAATACAATGAGCATGATTCTTAATTTCTTATAGTAAAACATTGCAGCATGGAGAACCAGCCGTTTATATAGATGGACAGGAATTTTTCAGTATACATGAATTACTCCGTTGTGAAGATTCAGAAGCTAAAAGGCAAAACCTATTGATAGCACAGAAAACATTCTGAAAGAGTGGATTGCATTGATTTGCTTAGCTTAATTAGAGGAGCAAACAAAGACTATCTACAAACAACTCTTTGCAACACCTAAAAGATGAAACAAGCATTGGAAAGGAATGAAAGTAACAAAGCAAGGTCACCTATTTGCATCATCTATTCGTCTTGTCAGGGGAGGCTGCTCTCATGCCCCTTGGCGGAGAGCCGCTTGAGGAACTCGTACGTGGTGATCATGGTGGTGGCAGACAGCGACATTGACGCCCACCTCGGGCCGAGCCCCCTGTAACACGCTCCCCATCCACCCTCCTTGATCAGCCTCCTCACCGTCCTCCCCACCGTAATCGGCTCGCCGCCTTCCCCATCCATGACCTGCATCCTGGTCTTGATGGTGTCCAATGGCATGGTCACAAGGGCGGAAGCGCCACCGGCCATCGCCGCGCTCACTCCCTGCACCACCATGACAGTCTTGTAACCCGGCTGCAGGGAGGAATCCCCTTCCCCGGCATCGATTTCTTGGACACCAACACCGTACTCGCACAGGTAGCAACCAATTCCGCTCCAAATCGTCTTCTGCGACAGCGAGTAGGTCGCCCACCACACGGCATTGGAGGGTGCGTAGGTTAGGATGGACATGCCGAAGCCGCGGTACAGGCCGCGGAGGCCGTCGGCGGCCACGATCTTGCGGAAGGCGTCGAGGCCGCCGCGGTAGCGGGAGGCCGGGCACGGGTTCCCCTGCACCATGAGGCGCTGGCTGATGACGTCGACGGGCGTCCACACCACctgcgccgccacggcggcggcgagccccgccgcggcgcccgcggccgcgGAAGCCACGGGCTCTGGCGCGCCGAGGGCGAGCGCTGTCGGGCCCACGGCCGAGCGCGTGGCCTCGAGCGCGCCCATGTAGAGCGCGCGCGCCGGGACGGTGCCCGCGAGGGAGGTGGCGAAGCCGCGGTAGAAGGCGAGGGGCCCCTCGCTCCGCAGgatggcggtggccgcggcggcggcggagggcgggagcgacgacgccgcggcgtgCGCGGGCGGGGGGGCGACCTGGAGGCGCGTCTTGAGGACGACGGCGGGGTAGAGCGCGGTGGAGACGGCGGAGAAGAGGCCGGCGCCGAGGACGAAGAACCTCCACTTGTCGAGCCGGTCCCAGTCGATCTCCGCCGggagccgcagccgcagctccGCCTGGGGCTGGGGTTGCGGGGAGCCATccaccttctccgccgccgcttccttcggcggcggaggcgcctcCCTTCGATCTATGGCCTCTCCTCCATGCCCGGCTCACTACTCAAGTCAAACCTCGGCTTCCCTTCCCCCCCGCACGCGTCGTATCGTATCACGCCGCCACAAGGTAGACGCACGCGCCACCTCGCAGCGAGTAGTAGTACATGCTCGagcaaacggcggcggcggctagggtttttggggtgggggcgaggaggagggggagtggGATAAAAGCAgaagcgaggaggagaggaggaagcaaAGCGGTGgcgaagggaagggaagggaagggaagcgtGTGGAACGGGGTGCGACGTGGCGGGCGGTGATTGGGCGGGGAGCTTGGCTATGCACCGCCCTCGAGATTCGTGCTTGGGCGCACTGCACGACTCTCAGCGTGGGCGTGCTGCGTCATGCGTGTCCTGCTTGGCCATTCCGGTGCTGCCGAGTTTACGAGTTTTAGTAGCAACAAAATTCAGGATGGACACGGTTGGAGTACAGATCACATGTGAGACAGCAGTATGAAAGACGTTTCTGGGCACGACACATTCCCCGCCTAAAAAACGACACATTATTTTGCCTTTCAAGCTAACCTTTGCTGTAGAgctaggttgtgtttagtttttaaaaaaagttgaaagtttagaaaaaaaagctggaagtttatgtgtagaaaaattttagatGCGATGTGATgggatggaaagttgaaagttgaggatagttgggggtgaactaaacacggccctaGTTGGCAttgtgaagtactccctccgtttcttttttttttttgtcaaacttatttaatcaaatttatagaaaaatagtaATATCTGCCATACTAAATTAGtacattaaatttaatattaactatattttattaatatattgttttgtattaaaaatattagtatattttttctacaaacttagttaaatttaaagaagtttgactaagaaaaaattaaatatcttataatataaaatagatggagtagtagtagtaaagcAATCTAGCTTCCACGTGTTGTCATTGTTTTTTCTCCACGCCCCCTAAATGGCTACACCGTTAACCGCTAGTTTAGGTGAGAACGTCCCCTTACAAGTTCCATCACCCATCATGATTTACCGTGAACTTTTCTCATCCATCACTTCTCGCAATCGGCGTTGTAGTACTGCATCTAACCATGTCCTTACTAGATTTGGCCTATGAGCTCCTACTTGTCTTTGATTTTTCATGTCTTTGCGTTCGatttaatttgttcttcttttAACTTGGCTTGCCTTCGGTTTCTTCTTTCATTGCATCTGTGACACATATCATGATTAAATATGTGTTCTACACAACATTTCTCATTTTGTGATGGCTTTTATGCTCAGCCATGCTCGATCTCTCCACCTAATCTCACTAAATTAAAGCATTCGTCTCCTCTGCAAGGCATGCTGATTCCCTCTAAGACCACACGAGACATGACACCCCTTACTCTTTGTGTGTGTATGTCCCTCTACCAACAAGGCTCAACTCTGAATTAAGATCCCTAGTATTGTATGTATAGTACTGGAGGCTGACATGTGCCCCGAAGGGCTGTGGGCCCTGCATCCCTCAACTCTAAGGGGACGCTACATGCATGGCTACAGTCTATGATATAGTGTTGCAAAtactcttagggtgtgtttagtttttaaaattggAGAGAAATTTGAGAACaattggtagtttggaaaaaaagttaggagtttatgtgtgtaggaaagttttagatgtgatggaaagttgagagTTGGGGGGaatttggtgtgaactaaacaggccatTTGGAAAGAAATGAAGAATAACACATATGAATGACTAAAAGTGGGGAGTCAATAAAGAATACACATCATGATCAACGATGGATATCATCATGCCAGTATGCCGCCAAAAGCTACTAGTTATTGGAGGAATGGAGGGTGTTGTGGAATTCATGTAGGAGCGAACCTACTCGTCTAAAGGTTCCTTGGCCATTCAGAAAGCTATTAGCTAAAGGTTCCTTGGCCATGCAAGCCTATTGTAATTTGCAATGTGTTTAGTGTTAGCATGGCCATATTACCTTCGGTTTCATAATTCTTAACGTTTTAAATAATGACACAGTCTCCAAAATAAATATctttaactattttttattatattatgtacaataaataaatataattttaattttattgtagTAGTTTATAAGACAAATATGTTATTCTAGTGcctttaaattaaatatatttttgaagttaTTGATACTCAAAGttagaaaattttgatcttaatcttatccaaaacatcaaaaaaatatgaaactggAGTGAGTATATAGCACAAGTGACTCCGAGGCATTGCTATTTTCTACGGCAGGGGTATGAGATATTCGATAATTTAATTGTAAAATTAATTGTAGGGCTGAGCTCTCCCACGCGTCCTATGGTTTAGGATATTTCGCTAACCCTATTCTCAAACGGAAACGCTAAAATAGTGGCGACagtttttcccttaaaaatacGTCAGTTTGTGGTGCATTGAATTGACGTCAAGATTGGTGCTAAAACAGCAGTATGCTAATCTAGAAAAATAATCGAGTCATCCACTAATTACTAGcaataaaaaacaaacttttATGACATTTTACATTAGAAGAAAAATCCATGTAAAATCCagcaattaaaaaaattactgtaTAAGATGCATTTTTGCTTATTTCAGAAATTCAGAGGGCTAACAAATATATTGCTTATTTCCTCGTTATTAAGCATTAGTAGTGCCCAGTGGAACTAATATGGTCTTAGATCGATGGTTCATCATATGACTTGGCTTCGGAGCAAGGACGTACACCTTCACATTTCTAAGGGCACACGTCATGATGATGGATAGCAAATCACATACTCCGTACAAATAATTCATTATCTCTCTTTcgccaaaaaacaaaaatcatgaTCTCAGCACGACACaaacacattcatatatatgtatatatgtacaatatgtttccaaattccaaactAATCATGAATTTTTATAGGAGCTTCACCATTCTTCAAACGAAATTCGTTGCACTTTGATCGATCAATACAAGCAACTGTACACAGAaacgggaaactattttaatccctcgaggggatattccCTCGTTCTTTATATGTCACTTAGATGGTtatgaaatatttgaaaaaaattgagaatgtgtattaacatgtaatataacactccacaaacatgcaagtaaaaatttaacttctacatctTGTAAcgaagaaaacaaattaaaccggAGCTACTTAACGTATATTcaaagtcaaatttgtttttttcgttgcgagatgtagaagaatttttacttgaatatttgtggagtgatatatcacatgttaatacatcttctcaaatattttaattttttttcataaccatttaagtgacatgtaaaAAACGAAGGGATATCCCCGAGCGATCAAAATCCTCTTCACACAGAAACCTCTGTCCTACAATTTTGCCAATCAAACCTCTATCTCCAACGCAGCGAACCcatgcacgccgccgccgccacccttgtgcgcgtcgtcatcgccgtcgtcgtcgccgtctccggcgccggcttTCCGCAGTGGCGCGTACGCCGCCTCCTCTGCGGCGGGGTACCTGTTGCTCACGTACAGGTAGAGCGCGACGACGAACACCGTCATGAACGAGAGGTACCACCCGAACTGCAGGTTGGCGAGCGCCTTGGCGCGGTGGAGGCTCTCCTTGCTGCGGCAGCGCACGGTGTCGCGGCCGTCCTCGCGCACCAGCTCGCAGCCCCTGGGCACGAGGCTGGGCACCCACACCATGGCGCCTATGACGGCGAGCCACAGCCCGTGGAAGGCGACGCACGCCGACCtggcgaggccgacggcgaagCTCCGCGGGTAGCCGACGCCGAGCAGCGACGTGGCGAGGCACGCGGCGACGACCACCTGCAGGAGCCAGTGGAACTGGCCCTCGACGCCGGCGTGGTCGGTGGAGTGGAAGTGGAAGACGAGGAGCTCCTGCGCGAACACCGCCGccacgaggaggaggccgagcgtGCCGCGCgccggggcgcgggcgcggtcgaggtggagcgcggcggccgcgtAGACGGCGAGGGAGAGGCAGATGATGGCGTGCTCGTGGTTGTGGAGGCGGTCGGAAGGGATGGACCcgtcggcggcgaaggggaggagcgTCGAGTGGCCGACGAACATCTCCATGGCGAACTccacgccgctgccggcgaTGATGAGGGCGAGCTCCAGGTAGCGCGCGCCCGGCACGGGGAACCACGCCGGCGCGACGTAGGTGTCCGGGCGCTGGGAGAAGAGCTTGACGTGGTTGAACAGGTGCCacacgccgacggcgacgaagcCGGCGCCGGGAAGGATGTGGCCGATGCTGCTGCgcggcgtgccgccgccgccgccgcccatggccggccggcaggTGGTGGCGGGTTTGCTTGGATGATCCTACGTTTCTTGGGGTGCTCGCGACATTGATGAACTATTGAAGAAGGTAGAAGTATAAAAGGTGGCAATGGGACGTTGGTTGTGTTGATGGCGCGAGGGCACGTTGAGTAAACACGCAgatgatgttttgtttttttttaaaagaaaagaggtGCAGAGGAGTTGCTTGTACGATAGTGCacgatatatatttttccagaGCCATTAAATggtatatttgtaaataaaaagtaatttgtaaataaaacttttatatacgtgtactTAGCAATcaaaaagcaaaggctgaaaaattaacttcgatgaaaaaaaaccttaaattagctccaaatttaaggttgaaaatttaaattttagctgataagtataagaataagcgaaaagatgagacccTTTGTGTGAGATTAATCCTAACTTACAACTATTATTTCATTTCCTTTTCCAGtttataaacttttaaaattcgaTTTGCTTCCAGATTTGTGATCGGACAAATTAATTCTAGCATCAGGGTTTTATAACACAAGTGTAGCATTAGGGGTTTTACTAACACAAGAGGTGCAGTGGAATTGCTTGTACGACAGTGCACGATATATAGATTTTGTGTGAGATTAATCCTAATTACAACTattatttcattttctttttcactatATAAATTTTCAGCATTCGATttgctttaagatttgtgctCGAATGAATTTTAGCATTAGGGATTTTATAACACAAGTATCATTGAGTATACTGGTTACCAGTAGGCACTAGCATAGTCATCAGTGCATCCCTCGCCAACTGACAATATTGCTTCGTGTTCACATCAAGCTACGGCGGTTGCTTGATCAACAACCTCTCCCATCTCTCTGCCACACTGTTCAGTGCGTAGGAAgagtttttcatttttctcc comes from the Oryza glaberrima chromosome 9, OglaRS2, whole genome shotgun sequence genome and includes:
- the LOC127783794 gene encoding uncharacterized protein LOC127783794, producing MTQHAHAESRAVRPSTNLEGAGHGGEAIDRREAPPPPKEAAAEKVDGSPQPQPQAELRLRLPAEIDWDRLDKWRFFVLGAGLFSAVSTALYPAVVLKTRLQVAPPPAHAAASSLPPSAAAAATAILRSEGPLAFYRGFATSLAGTVPARALYMGALEATRSAVGPTALALGAPEPVASAAAGAAAGLAAAVAAQVVWTPVDVISQRLMVQGNPCPASRYRGGLDAFRKIVAADGLRGLYRGFGMSILTYAPSNAVWWATYSLSQKTIWSGIGCYLCEYGVGVQEIDAGEGDSSLQPGYKTVMVVQGVSAAMAGGASALVTMPLDTIKTRMQVMDGEGGEPITVGRTVRRLIKEGGWGACYRGLGPRWASMSLSATTMITTYEFLKRLSAKGHESSLP
- the LOC127785037 gene encoding uncharacterized protein LOC127785037, which gives rise to MGGGGGGTPRSSIGHILPGAGFVAVGVWHLFNHVKLFSQRPDTYVAPAWFPVPGARYLELALIIAGSGVEFAMEMFVGHSTLLPFAADGSIPSDRLHNHEHAIICLSLAVYAAAALHLDRARAPARGTLGLLLVAAVFAQELLVFHFHSTDHAGVEGQFHWLLQVVVAACLATSLLGVGYPRSFAVGLARSACVAFHGLWLAVIGAMVWVPSLVPRGCELVREDGRDTVRCRSKESLHRAKALANLQFGWYLSFMTVFVVALYLYVSNRYPAAEEAAYAPLRKAGAGDGDDDGDDDAHKGGGGGVHGFAALEIEV